In Streptomyces hawaiiensis, one genomic interval encodes:
- a CDS encoding TetR/AcrR family transcriptional regulator: protein MVRYAKEHKQETRQRIIATAGRRLKQDGIDGSGVATLMKDAGLTHGTFYAYFASKDHLVATAVADQMRAQHENIVAQAAPGRAGLEQIIRWYFSPEQRDSIEDGCPNAALLDEIARSTDPTKQAYTDGALVLIDGFAARLAPHDPPSARLKSLSLLGMMAGTLQLSRALTDRQLADQLLEQGMRNALALLDAEQHN, encoded by the coding sequence ATCGTGCGGTACGCGAAAGAACACAAGCAGGAGACACGGCAGCGGATCATCGCGACGGCCGGCCGCCGGCTCAAGCAGGACGGCATCGACGGCTCCGGCGTCGCCACGCTCATGAAGGACGCGGGCCTGACCCACGGCACCTTCTACGCCTACTTCGCCTCCAAGGACCACCTCGTCGCCACCGCCGTCGCCGACCAGATGCGCGCCCAGCACGAGAACATCGTCGCGCAGGCGGCACCCGGCCGCGCCGGACTCGAACAGATCATCCGCTGGTACTTCTCCCCCGAACAGCGCGACAGCATCGAGGACGGCTGCCCCAACGCCGCCCTGCTCGACGAGATCGCACGCTCCACGGATCCCACCAAGCAGGCCTACACCGACGGCGCACTGGTCCTCATCGACGGCTTCGCCGCCCGCCTGGCACCCCACGACCCGCCCTCAGCACGCCTGAAGTCACTCAGCCTCCTCGGCATGATGGCCGGCACCCTGCAACTCTCCCGCGCCCTCACCGACCGTCAACTCGCCGACCAACTCCTCGAACAGGGCATGCGCAACGCCCTCGCACTACTGGACGCCGAGCAGCACAACTGA
- a CDS encoding alpha/beta hydrolase fold domain-containing protein produces MKWRAIDPGPDVTVHDRTNIAFARELGITVAAVRYRLGPDHPAPAAVEDAYAALRGLAERAGDLHIDIDRIAIGGASAGGGIAAALALLAHDRAEIRPVFQLLLYPMLDDRTTTRPDLDTLRVRVWTPKSNRYGWSSYLGDAVAGPDVSPYASAQRHPVQAG; encoded by the coding sequence GTGAAGTGGCGCGCGATCGATCCAGGACCGGACGTCACCGTTCACGACCGTACGAACATCGCCTTCGCCCGCGAGCTCGGCATCACCGTCGCCGCGGTCCGTTACCGACTGGGGCCGGACCATCCCGCGCCCGCCGCGGTCGAGGACGCCTACGCCGCGCTGCGCGGACTGGCCGAGCGCGCGGGCGACCTGCACATCGACATCGACCGCATCGCAATCGGCGGTGCCAGCGCAGGCGGCGGAATCGCCGCGGCCCTCGCGCTGCTCGCCCATGACCGGGCCGAGATCCGCCCGGTGTTCCAACTGCTCCTCTACCCCATGCTGGACGACCGCACGACGACGAGACCCGACCTGGACACCCTCAGGGTGCGTGTCTGGACGCCCAAGAGCAACCGCTACGGCTGGTCGTCCTACCTCGGCGACGCCGTCGCGGGCCCGGACGTCTCCCCCTACGCGTCGGCACAACGTCACCCCGTTCAAGCCGGGTGA
- a CDS encoding PaaI family thioesterase — protein sequence MHTSLTPTPPPTGTATDPTRATAEEEELEDQKAAITHLGHELRALVEATVRTAASPDTLHRVADGVRAITSQLTGRQRSRAEIPEVDEFPTGTRIYSPVTGAGSPLAPPVQVTPTADGLMGHCTLGIAHEGPPGYGHGGMSAMLLDELMGRACAAAGTPGLTVSLQMRYHRPVPLETPLRILARVTGTDDRKIFVSGSITTQPDPDANLVTADGVFIAPDPHRTRTLFPGLQAER from the coding sequence ATGCACACTTCCCTCACCCCGACCCCGCCACCCACTGGCACTGCCACCGACCCCACGCGAGCGACAGCCGAGGAAGAGGAACTGGAAGACCAGAAGGCAGCCATCACCCACCTCGGCCACGAACTGCGCGCCCTGGTTGAAGCCACCGTCCGCACCGCCGCCTCCCCGGACACCCTCCACCGTGTGGCGGACGGCGTCCGCGCCATCACCAGCCAGCTGACGGGCCGACAGCGGTCGCGGGCGGAGATCCCCGAGGTGGACGAGTTCCCCACAGGGACACGTATCTACAGCCCTGTGACCGGGGCTGGAAGCCCGCTGGCCCCGCCCGTACAGGTGACGCCCACCGCCGACGGTTTGATGGGTCACTGCACGCTCGGCATCGCCCACGAAGGGCCGCCCGGCTACGGCCACGGCGGCATGAGCGCCATGCTCCTGGATGAACTCATGGGCCGCGCCTGCGCAGCAGCGGGAACGCCCGGCCTGACCGTCTCCCTTCAGATGCGCTACCACCGCCCGGTCCCACTGGAAACACCCCTGCGGATCCTCGCCCGCGTCACCGGCACGGACGACCGCAAGATCTTCGTGAGCGGGTCGATCACCACCCAGCCAGACCCTGACGCGAACCTCGTCACGGCCGACGGGGTCTTCATTGCTCCCGACCCCCACCGCACTCGCACCCTGTTCCCGGGGCTGCAAGCCGAACGGTAA
- a CDS encoding zinc-dependent alcohol dehydrogenase, whose translation MRELTYIARRTVEWREAPDPRLQSDGQAIVAPMAATSCDVDSSILAGHGFIDPPFALGHECVARVVETGDAVTTVAPGDLVVVPWSINCGTCERCRAGLTAHCTAVPYMAMYGAPIGGAWGGLFSDLVRVPYADAMLVPLPAGLDPVAMASASDNWSLAWRLVAPHLKDRPGARVLVVARGSIGLYVCDIARALGASDVLYVDPDPEHRTLARAFGAATAETLDPIPQGYDIAVEATGRVDQLALAVKSLTPEGMCESAGNHFRPGELPLLDMYLNGVTLRIARDNVRAHIPDALALAASGKVAPEKVVSRVIDWEDLPTALPEKHLKPVFVRADD comes from the coding sequence ATGCGTGAACTGACCTACATCGCCAGGCGCACCGTCGAGTGGCGCGAGGCACCCGACCCTCGACTCCAGTCCGATGGACAGGCGATCGTCGCCCCGATGGCCGCCACCTCCTGCGACGTCGACTCCTCCATCCTGGCCGGCCACGGCTTCATCGACCCACCGTTCGCCCTCGGCCACGAATGCGTCGCCCGGGTCGTCGAGACCGGCGACGCCGTCACCACCGTCGCACCCGGCGACCTGGTCGTCGTCCCCTGGTCCATCAACTGCGGCACCTGCGAGCGATGCCGGGCCGGACTGACCGCGCACTGCACCGCCGTCCCCTACATGGCGATGTACGGCGCACCGATCGGCGGCGCTTGGGGCGGGCTCTTCTCCGACCTGGTCCGCGTGCCCTACGCCGACGCCATGCTCGTCCCGCTACCGGCCGGCCTCGACCCGGTCGCCATGGCCTCGGCCAGCGACAACTGGTCCCTGGCCTGGCGCCTGGTCGCCCCGCACCTCAAGGACCGCCCCGGAGCACGCGTCCTGGTCGTCGCCCGCGGCAGCATCGGCCTGTACGTGTGCGACATCGCCCGCGCCCTCGGCGCCTCCGACGTGCTCTACGTCGACCCCGACCCCGAACACCGCACCCTGGCCCGCGCGTTCGGGGCCGCTACCGCCGAGACCCTGGACCCGATCCCCCAGGGCTACGACATCGCCGTCGAGGCCACCGGCCGCGTCGACCAGCTCGCCCTGGCCGTCAAATCCCTGACTCCGGAAGGGATGTGCGAGTCGGCGGGCAATCATTTCCGTCCCGGTGAACTGCCACTGCTCGACATGTACCTCAACGGCGTCACCCTGCGCATCGCCCGCGACAACGTCCGTGCCCACATCCCCGACGCCCTCGCACTCGCCGCCTCCGGCAAGGTCGCCCCCGAGAAAGTCGTCTCCCGCGTCATCGACTGGGAGGACCTGCCGACCGCGCTGCCGGAGAAGCACCTGAAGCCGGTCTTCGTCCGGGCCGATGACTGA
- a CDS encoding tautomerase family protein: protein MPMIRLTAPAAALTAQGRQSIQRDLAAVLLRWEGAPDTAFFRAQAWSYLTELPEGGQTTAEDDAPRFLVEVTVPQGALSERRKAGLIEEATKTVLAAAGLGRDDALRVWVLVHEQPDGTWGAGGSVIRYADLVALAKGQRTDA from the coding sequence ATGCCGATGATCCGGCTCACCGCCCCGGCCGCCGCCCTGACCGCACAAGGCCGCCAGAGCATCCAGCGTGACCTCGCGGCGGTGCTGCTGCGCTGGGAGGGCGCACCCGACACGGCGTTCTTCCGCGCCCAGGCGTGGAGTTACCTCACCGAACTGCCGGAAGGCGGCCAGACCACCGCCGAGGACGACGCGCCGCGCTTCCTGGTGGAGGTCACCGTCCCACAAGGAGCCCTGTCCGAGCGCCGCAAGGCGGGCCTGATCGAGGAGGCGACGAAGACCGTCCTGGCCGCGGCCGGCCTCGGCCGGGACGACGCCCTGCGGGTGTGGGTGCTTGTGCACGAGCAGCCCGACGGCACCTGGGGTGCGGGCGGCTCCGTCATCCGCTACGCCGACCTGGTGGCACTGGCGAAGGGGCAGCGCACCGATGCGTGA
- a CDS encoding TetR/AcrR family transcriptional regulator yields the protein MYVTKPSPAARERIVAGAADMISRRGLNATSIREMAKHARAPLGSTYHYFPEGKQQLATEAVRYTGEWVARRLRKELEAGPVSGLRAFLGLWRKIVVDSDFRAGCPVLAVSIEEPPADETPAALVAAADVFDAWESLLADSLREHGAEREQAAQLATLVVAAVEGTVAMCRAKRSTQPLDRTAEQLQALVLAAIKG from the coding sequence ATGTACGTGACCAAGCCCAGCCCGGCGGCGCGCGAGCGGATCGTGGCCGGTGCGGCCGACATGATCAGCCGACGCGGTCTGAACGCGACGAGCATCCGCGAGATGGCCAAGCACGCCAGGGCGCCGCTCGGCTCGACGTACCACTACTTCCCCGAAGGCAAACAGCAGTTGGCCACCGAGGCCGTCCGCTACACGGGCGAGTGGGTCGCGCGCCGTCTGCGCAAGGAGCTGGAGGCGGGGCCGGTCTCCGGGCTGCGGGCGTTCCTCGGCCTGTGGCGCAAGATCGTCGTCGACAGTGACTTCCGGGCGGGCTGCCCGGTTCTCGCCGTCTCCATCGAGGAGCCGCCCGCTGACGAGACGCCGGCCGCCCTGGTAGCCGCAGCCGACGTCTTCGACGCCTGGGAAAGCCTGCTGGCCGACTCGCTGCGCGAGCACGGCGCCGAGCGTGAGCAGGCGGCCCAGCTCGCCACCCTCGTCGTCGCGGCCGTCGAGGGGACCGTGGCCATGTGCCGCGCCAAGCGCAGCACTCAGCCCCTGGATCGCACCGCGGAGCAGTTGCAGGCCCTCGTCCTCGCCGCGATCAAGGGCTGA
- a CDS encoding tautomerase enzyme: MTIITVNAPKGRLGLEQRRELAETLTDAVLVFEVGQPVPAARVGFQVHFLERELDMMAIDGRLLSDAGEELDVMVIDIAVMDAAWQPDVRGQVIERVLAALAESCGLEKPSPTWWVNFRVIDEGSWGSSGGVLSVLPILESGVFTEERAKAVRAALGA; this comes from the coding sequence GTGACGATCATTACCGTGAATGCCCCCAAGGGACGCCTCGGCCTTGAGCAGCGCCGTGAGCTGGCCGAGACGCTGACGGACGCGGTGCTGGTATTCGAGGTGGGGCAGCCCGTCCCGGCCGCCCGCGTCGGGTTCCAGGTGCACTTCCTGGAGCGCGAGCTGGACATGATGGCCATCGACGGACGGCTGCTTTCGGACGCCGGTGAGGAACTCGACGTGATGGTGATCGACATCGCGGTCATGGACGCCGCCTGGCAGCCAGACGTACGAGGCCAGGTCATCGAGCGCGTCCTGGCCGCGCTGGCGGAGTCCTGCGGACTGGAGAAGCCGTCACCGACGTGGTGGGTCAACTTCCGCGTGATCGACGAGGGCAGCTGGGGCTCGTCCGGGGGCGTGCTGTCCGTCCTCCCCATCCTTGAGAGCGGTGTGTTCACGGAGGAGAGGGCCAAAGCCGTCCGTGCCGCGCTGGGCGCCTGA
- a CDS encoding NAD(P)-dependent oxidoreductase produces MKLLILGATGPTGRHVIDLAVRSGDSVTAFVRNQAALGDLAERVTPVTGDATSHRDLAAAAAGHDAIVSALGRGNSVRADGLFTRASAAVIGAAGEAGVSRLVWLSSFGVGDTFHWSSTTQKLIYSTLLRSIYADKEIADESIRSSGLDWTVVYPTRLTHGPAMGTYRADDRLPMKGNPTISRADVAAFMHQAAHGSEWINRAAVISD; encoded by the coding sequence ATGAAGCTGCTGATCCTCGGCGCGACCGGTCCCACCGGTCGTCATGTCATCGACCTGGCGGTGCGATCCGGTGACTCGGTCACGGCCTTCGTCCGCAACCAGGCGGCCCTGGGTGACCTGGCCGAGCGGGTCACGCCGGTCACCGGAGACGCCACCTCACACCGCGACCTCGCAGCCGCCGCGGCCGGACACGACGCGATCGTCTCCGCGCTCGGCAGGGGAAATTCGGTGCGCGCCGACGGCCTCTTCACGCGCGCCTCGGCGGCCGTGATCGGCGCAGCCGGGGAAGCGGGTGTCTCCCGCCTGGTGTGGCTGTCGTCGTTCGGTGTCGGCGACACCTTCCACTGGTCGAGCACCACACAGAAGCTGATCTACAGCACGCTGCTGCGGTCGATCTACGCCGACAAGGAGATCGCGGACGAGAGCATCCGCTCCAGCGGGCTGGACTGGACCGTGGTCTACCCCACCAGGCTGACCCACGGCCCCGCCATGGGCACCTACAGGGCGGACGACCGGCTGCCGATGAAGGGCAACCCGACGATCAGCCGCGCGGACGTCGCCGCCTTCATGCACCAGGCAGCACACGGCAGCGAGTGGATCAACCGCGCCGCCGTGATCTCGGACTGA
- a CDS encoding helix-turn-helix transcriptional regulator, protein MPQVMMLRGDVELWTRLKPLTESDDTEWVNVARDLDTWPGAREAARLTMRRNGAVPARKLYSPAVLADERDREALREMAAHGMQIRITAAPLSRGTFFIDRRTMILTSPITPAPAAHGHRTYTMSATPALVDGAYALFQAAWESATDLAAFLSAEWPRIDAQAARVLRALTSGATDETAARELGMSLRTYRRRVAELLVTLNAGSRFQAGVRAGELGLIRG, encoded by the coding sequence ATGCCACAGGTCATGATGCTTCGCGGTGATGTTGAGCTCTGGACGCGGCTCAAGCCCTTGACGGAGTCCGACGACACGGAATGGGTCAACGTCGCCCGCGACCTCGACACCTGGCCCGGCGCGCGCGAGGCCGCCCGCCTGACCATGCGCCGCAACGGGGCAGTTCCGGCCCGCAAGCTGTACAGCCCCGCCGTACTCGCCGACGAGCGCGACCGGGAAGCCCTGCGCGAGATGGCAGCACACGGCATGCAGATCCGGATCACCGCCGCCCCCTTGTCCCGGGGAACTTTCTTCATCGACCGGCGAACCATGATCCTCACCAGCCCCATCACACCCGCACCGGCCGCCCACGGACACCGCACCTACACCATGAGCGCCACACCGGCCCTGGTCGACGGGGCCTACGCGCTGTTCCAAGCCGCTTGGGAGAGCGCCACCGACCTCGCGGCCTTCCTCAGCGCGGAATGGCCCCGGATCGACGCCCAAGCCGCAAGGGTTCTGCGCGCCCTGACCTCCGGCGCCACCGACGAGACAGCCGCACGGGAACTCGGCATGTCGCTGCGCACCTACCGCCGCCGGGTCGCCGAACTGCTCGTCACCCTCAACGCGGGCTCCCGTTTCCAGGCCGGAGTACGCGCGGGCGAGTTGGGCCTGATCCGCGGGTGA
- a CDS encoding phosphotransferase, whose translation MAAAVRSPSGRLAVAEAATHSFVAGAPGQELLDAGQAEAVLAGCGELLRRIHRTRPSVLPEDAQSTNKVLVHGDFGPNNVLLDPGTCKVTAVVDWEFAHLGHPVEDLAWCEWIVRTHHPAHRVALGHFFRAYGGEVPSWPARRAAMLTRCEEMRQFCDRWEPNGPGVRLWQERAATTADWQE comes from the coding sequence GTGGCTGCTGCCGTCCGGTCGCCATCGGGTCGGCTGGCTGTCGCGGAGGCGGCTACTCACAGCTTCGTGGCCGGTGCCCCCGGCCAGGAACTTCTGGACGCTGGCCAAGCAGAAGCTGTCTTGGCGGGCTGTGGTGAGTTGCTGCGCCGTATCCACAGAACTCGCCCGAGCGTGCTGCCGGAAGACGCGCAGAGCACAAACAAGGTGCTGGTGCACGGTGACTTCGGCCCCAACAACGTGCTGCTCGATCCCGGCACATGCAAGGTCACCGCCGTGGTCGACTGGGAGTTCGCCCACCTCGGGCATCCGGTCGAGGATCTGGCCTGGTGTGAGTGGATCGTGCGCACGCACCACCCCGCGCACCGCGTTGCACTCGGTCACTTTTTCCGGGCCTACGGCGGGGAGGTACCGTCCTGGCCGGCCCGCAGGGCCGCCATGCTGACCCGGTGCGAGGAAATGCGGCAGTTCTGCGACCGGTGGGAGCCGAACGGCCCAGGCGTGCGGCTGTGGCAGGAGCGCGCCGCCACCACAGCGGACTGGCAGGAGTAG
- a CDS encoding BBE domain-containing protein, with protein sequence MPAVPDPALPTSLTSNTDGAYVNYPDIDLGDQEFNTSRQPWHQLYYKNNYTRLQKTKQQWDPHNVFRHGQSIQPPKKKIEAVQPLGGQAAARCTAGPGWEGTCCSPSRFRGDCQTSGEDQRGALRQERRLPGGGGFGRPRIATPRHHAGRVPARRRRSHAAAGVLSAAERRFQYATVNTPSSGPHRVSGA encoded by the coding sequence GTGCCCGCGGTGCCCGATCCGGCGCTGCCCACGTCCCTGACCTCGAACACCGACGGCGCCTACGTCAACTACCCCGACATCGACCTCGGCGACCAGGAGTTCAACACCTCCCGCCAGCCCTGGCACCAGCTCTACTACAAGAACAACTACACCCGCCTGCAGAAGACCAAGCAGCAGTGGGATCCCCACAACGTCTTCCGCCACGGCCAGTCCATCCAACCGCCCAAGAAGAAAATAGAAGCCGTCCAGCCTCTCGGGGGGCAGGCGGCAGCTCGCTGTACCGCCGGCCCTGGGTGGGAGGGGACTTGCTGCTCCCCTTCCCGCTTTCGTGGGGACTGTCAAACGAGTGGTGAGGATCAGCGCGGTGCGCTGCGACAAGAGCGCCGGCTTCCTGGCGGGGGCGGGTTCGGGCGACCGAGGATCGCAACACCACGACATCACGCCGGGCGGGTTCCTGCGCGGCGACGGCGATCTCACGCTGCCGCAGGTGTCCTCTCGGCCGCGGAACGGCGTTTCCAGTACGCGACGGTCAACACGCCCAGCAGCGGCCCCCACAGGGTCAGCGGCGCGTAG
- a CDS encoding FAD-binding oxidoreductase: MPAQPIEIRPDDARYDALRRGFNQRWIAQPDYVVVATSADDVTAALGKFLSNPANATRRITVRSGGHCYENFVSAKDVGVIIDVSQMNRVHFDEKMDAYCVEAGATNWNSTSQLYRLSGRALPGGSCYSVGSGGHISGGGYGLLSRKFGLTVDYLYAVEVVTVADGKTPKVTVARKDSTDPALRDLWWAHTGGGGGNFGVITRYWFRDLPEPPAQVLLKSVAWKWKGFCKHPDLFKSLVRRYGEFFAHEHAGTGPAFIRKHDYRDMFTLLKLTHVRAGKVGLVVQMDGTGKDAHKRLQAFLDYITEGFSSGSELYIAETALDQQMGEHGPQGQLFTPTRLPWLTATQSLNDSGPNRCGKYKSAYHTQGFTEEQIDAIHRHLTDKSYRHSDALLQVDSYGGAVNDVDTEATAVPQRSSVLKLQYQAYWTWDTDADKNGVFDYRDAERAPSIAAPT, encoded by the coding sequence ATGCCGGCACAACCGATCGAGATCCGGCCGGACGACGCGCGCTACGACGCGCTGCGCCGGGGTTTCAACCAACGCTGGATCGCCCAACCCGACTACGTCGTGGTGGCCACGTCCGCAGACGACGTGACCGCGGCACTCGGCAAGTTCCTGAGCAACCCGGCCAACGCGACCCGTCGGATCACGGTGCGCTCCGGCGGTCACTGCTACGAGAACTTCGTGTCCGCCAAGGACGTCGGGGTCATCATCGACGTCAGCCAGATGAACCGGGTGCACTTCGACGAGAAGATGGACGCGTACTGCGTCGAGGCGGGGGCGACGAACTGGAACAGCACCAGCCAGCTCTACCGGCTGAGCGGCCGTGCCCTGCCCGGGGGCTCGTGCTACTCGGTGGGCAGCGGCGGCCACATCTCGGGAGGCGGGTACGGTCTGCTGTCCAGGAAGTTCGGCCTGACGGTGGACTACCTGTACGCCGTCGAGGTCGTCACCGTCGCCGACGGCAAGACCCCGAAGGTCACGGTGGCCCGCAAGGACTCCACGGATCCCGCGCTGCGCGATCTGTGGTGGGCGCACACCGGCGGTGGCGGAGGCAACTTCGGCGTGATCACCCGGTACTGGTTCCGCGACCTGCCTGAACCGCCCGCCCAGGTGCTGCTGAAGTCGGTCGCCTGGAAGTGGAAAGGCTTCTGCAAGCATCCAGATCTCTTCAAATCCCTCGTGCGCCGCTACGGGGAGTTCTTCGCCCACGAACACGCGGGCACAGGCCCGGCCTTCATCCGCAAACACGACTACCGCGACATGTTCACCCTGCTCAAACTGACCCACGTGAGGGCGGGGAAGGTCGGCCTGGTCGTCCAGATGGACGGCACCGGCAAGGACGCACACAAACGCCTGCAGGCGTTCCTGGACTACATCACCGAAGGGTTCTCCTCCGGCAGCGAGCTGTACATCGCCGAGACCGCTCTGGACCAGCAGATGGGCGAACACGGCCCGCAGGGACAGCTGTTCACTCCGACACGCCTCCCGTGGCTGACCGCCACGCAGAGCCTGAACGACTCCGGCCCCAACCGCTGCGGCAAGTACAAATCGGCCTACCACACCCAAGGGTTCACCGAGGAGCAGATCGACGCCATCCACCGCCACCTCACCGACAAGAGCTACCGCCACTCCGACGCCCTGCTCCAGGTCGACTCCTACGGCGGAGCCGTCAACGACGTGGACACAGAGGCCACGGCCGTGCCGCAGCGCTCCTCCGTCCTCAAGCTTCAGTACCAGGCGTACTGGACCTGGGACACCGACGCGGACAAGAACGGCGTCTTCGACTACCGGGACGCCGAGCGGGCCCCGAGCATCGCTGCCCCCACCTGA
- a CDS encoding ferritin-like domain-containing protein translates to MLTAQALTDDGHHIPSTIDELRRYLQAAVEVEHLTIPVYMTGMYTIRPGTNQFAHTIIRSILLEEMLHLTLAANLLTAVGGTPNIACPEFVAGYPARLPFSDPSLPPIPLQHFSPEALRTFLLIERPRSTVTPPPHQTGWTSIGQFYDAILRGITRLEEQQREAHRRDPHKPATIFTGRPEHQVGPEDFYNSGGEVFAITDLSHAKLAIQVISDQGEGADKTIWDSDDKIFGEERQPAHYYRFNEILTGRRYGRHDVPGSPPSGPDVDVTWNDTHRICPDAKVADYPLGSEARRQTQQFNHTYAVLLILLERAFRGAPQLMRRAVPLMLELRDLAQRLYRNPHPVPAKARAGLSASPTFELTDEHFVAAQDHPQLTCEADTERPPQYIPSQPHSSGASRMTCTTEDKTRTGTDLPELPQGFTLPFYYGTFTNLGVDYLLDSPDQKERVAALLAQDHAGRHLSPALFAGAMCLSMNYQLYFAQFEESSSITQEIEFNVVAYPTAEASRVPTLTYSQYAQGTDRTGLIGFCRVHVACDNKHAIDAGRKLFNEPKRKASFAYKMPVPNQTTANPAYADMWKITCGEYDGDLANDDEVFLRLSVNLQGLTGRPVSIAPFTEYGSRPTGTGDRGYRPLAAPLNVFSPYQWFDLHEHSCTDPRVILTLGLADPPRQAKEYLHLINDQRPAGAWVYQSAPVAAQNRPYWVTTP, encoded by the coding sequence ATGCTCACCGCACAAGCCCTGACGGACGACGGGCACCACATCCCCTCGACCATCGACGAACTCAGGCGCTACCTGCAGGCCGCGGTGGAGGTCGAGCACCTGACGATCCCCGTCTACATGACCGGCATGTACACCATCCGGCCCGGCACCAACCAGTTCGCCCATACCATCATCCGCAGCATCCTGCTGGAGGAGATGCTGCACCTCACCCTGGCGGCCAACCTGCTCACCGCCGTCGGCGGCACACCGAACATCGCCTGCCCGGAGTTCGTCGCCGGCTACCCGGCCCGCCTGCCCTTCAGCGACCCGAGCCTGCCGCCCATCCCCTTACAGCACTTCTCCCCGGAGGCACTGCGCACCTTCCTGCTCATCGAACGCCCCCGCTCCACCGTCACCCCGCCCCCGCACCAGACCGGCTGGACCTCCATCGGCCAGTTCTACGACGCCATCCTGCGCGGCATCACCCGCCTGGAAGAACAGCAGCGCGAGGCGCACCGGCGTGACCCTCACAAGCCCGCCACCATCTTCACCGGCCGACCCGAACACCAAGTGGGTCCCGAGGACTTCTACAACTCCGGCGGCGAAGTGTTCGCCATCACCGACCTATCCCACGCGAAACTCGCCATCCAGGTCATCAGCGACCAGGGCGAGGGCGCCGACAAGACCATCTGGGACAGCGACGACAAGATCTTCGGAGAGGAACGTCAGCCCGCCCACTACTACCGCTTCAACGAGATCCTCACCGGCCGCCGCTACGGCCGCCACGACGTACCCGGCTCCCCGCCCAGCGGCCCGGATGTGGACGTCACCTGGAACGACACCCACCGCATCTGCCCGGACGCGAAGGTGGCCGACTACCCCCTCGGCTCCGAAGCCCGTCGGCAGACACAGCAGTTCAACCACACCTACGCCGTCCTGCTGATCCTGCTGGAGCGCGCATTCCGGGGCGCGCCCCAGCTCATGCGGCGCGCCGTGCCCCTGATGCTCGAACTGCGCGACCTGGCCCAGCGCCTGTACCGCAACCCTCATCCGGTCCCGGCCAAGGCCCGCGCCGGTCTCAGCGCCTCACCCACCTTCGAACTCACCGACGAGCACTTCGTCGCGGCGCAGGACCACCCGCAGCTGACTTGCGAGGCCGACACGGAACGCCCGCCGCAGTACATCCCGTCCCAGCCGCACAGCTCAGGAGCATCCCGTATGACCTGCACCACCGAAGACAAGACCCGCACGGGCACCGACCTGCCCGAGCTGCCGCAGGGCTTCACGCTGCCGTTCTACTACGGCACCTTCACCAACCTGGGCGTCGACTACCTCCTCGACAGCCCCGACCAGAAGGAGCGCGTCGCCGCCCTCCTCGCGCAGGACCACGCCGGCCGCCACCTTTCCCCTGCCCTGTTCGCCGGCGCGATGTGCCTGTCCATGAACTACCAGCTTTACTTCGCCCAGTTCGAAGAGAGCAGCTCCATCACCCAGGAGATCGAATTCAACGTCGTCGCCTACCCCACCGCCGAGGCGTCCCGCGTCCCCACACTGACCTACTCGCAGTACGCCCAGGGCACCGACCGCACCGGACTGATCGGCTTCTGCCGCGTGCACGTCGCCTGCGACAACAAGCACGCCATCGACGCCGGCAGGAAACTCTTCAACGAGCCCAAGCGCAAGGCCAGCTTCGCCTACAAGATGCCCGTCCCCAACCAGACCACCGCCAACCCCGCATACGCCGACATGTGGAAGATCACCTGCGGTGAATACGACGGCGACCTCGCCAACGACGACGAGGTCTTCCTGCGCCTGAGCGTCAACCTCCAGGGTCTGACCGGCCGCCCCGTCAGCATCGCCCCGTTCACCGAGTACGGCAGCCGCCCCACCGGAACCGGCGACCGGGGCTACCGGCCACTGGCCGCCCCCCTCAACGTCTTCTCCCCCTACCAGTGGTTCGACCTGCACGAGCACTCGTGCACCGATCCCAGGGTCATCCTCACCCTCGGTCTGGCCGACCCACCCCGCCAGGCCAAGGAGTACCTCCACCTCATCAATGACCAGCGCCCCGCAGGCGCCTGGGTCTACCAGTCAGCCCCCGTCGCCGCCCAGAACCGCCCCTACTGGGTGACCACACCCTGA